A genomic segment from Nicotiana tabacum cultivar K326 chromosome 9, ASM71507v2, whole genome shotgun sequence encodes:
- the LOC142164121 gene encoding uncharacterized protein LOC142164121 — protein sequence MEAILGCDSEAFQTFISYHYTYNSEETKSGAKSMFNMMKQTNPESLALKFVDHLGPFYDIYTRQVCSDELLSELLNDEDLYTWLNLSVSTQSTIKCMILDRMNHEDSEFISQELLRTVSKLV from the coding sequence ATGGAGGCAATTTTGGGGTGTGACTCAGAGGCATTTCAAACCTTTATTTCCTATCACTACACCTACAACTCCGAGGAAACAAAGTCGGGGGCTAAGTCAATGTTCAACATGATGAAGCAAACTAATCCAGAGTCCCTTGCTCTTAAGTTTGTTGATCATCTTGGCCCTTTCTACGACATTTATACTCGTCAAGTGTGTTCTGATGAACTCCTTAGCGAGTTGCTTAATGATGAAGACTTATACACTTGGCTTAATCTAAGCGTCTCCACTCAGTCCACAATCAAATGTATGATCCTTGATCGTATGAACCATGAAGATTCAGAATTCATTAGCCAAGAGCTCCTTAGAACCGTTTCAAAGCTGGTATAG